The Desulfobacterales bacterium genome contains a region encoding:
- a CDS encoding NAD(P)(+) transhydrogenase (Re/Si-specific) subunit beta — translation MTDYGAVLIDSGYILASMLFIIGIKMLGRPERARQGNMVSALGMLIAVVAALFECCLSFSLVIAGMAVGALIGAIAARTVKMTSMPQMVAILNGFGGLASLLVGWENYHSSPDGNHFVIFAIVLAVLIGGVAFSGSVVAYGKLAERISGRPIFFKGQKIINAAIIAAIFICGALFVWSPTAALAYPLLILIIALALILGVLGVIPIGGADMPVVIALLNSYSGLAASAAGFIILNNVLIVAGALVGASGLILTGIMCKAMNRSLANVLFGGLQTAVSKAGADQVQGEPSPISPSDAYFVLEAASSVVFVPGYGMAVAQAQHAVKELGDILEENGAEVRYAIHPVAGRMPGHMNVLLAEANVVYDQLAEMDDVNPIMESVDVCVVIGANDVVNPAAREIESSPIYGMPVINADQAKTVIVMKRSMAAGFAGVDNPLFIKPNTRMLFGDAKASLQQLVSEFKES, via the coding sequence ATGACGGACTACGGCGCTGTTTTGATTGATTCGGGCTATATCCTGGCATCGATGCTCTTTATTATCGGCATCAAGATGCTTGGCCGACCGGAGCGTGCCCGCCAGGGCAACATGGTCTCGGCTTTGGGTATGCTCATTGCCGTGGTTGCGGCTTTATTTGAATGCTGTCTGTCGTTTTCACTGGTCATCGCCGGTATGGCCGTTGGTGCACTGATCGGCGCAATTGCGGCCCGCACGGTAAAAATGACCTCCATGCCGCAAATGGTGGCGATCCTCAACGGTTTTGGCGGGTTGGCCAGTCTGCTGGTCGGCTGGGAAAACTATCATAGCTCTCCCGACGGCAACCACTTTGTCATTTTTGCGATCGTTCTGGCAGTATTGATTGGCGGCGTCGCATTTTCGGGCAGTGTGGTGGCCTATGGCAAACTGGCCGAGCGCATCTCCGGGCGGCCGATATTTTTTAAAGGCCAAAAAATAATCAATGCCGCCATCATTGCCGCCATTTTCATTTGCGGCGCGCTGTTTGTCTGGAGCCCGACGGCAGCGCTGGCCTATCCGCTTTTAATCCTCATCATTGCCCTAGCACTGATTCTGGGGGTCCTGGGTGTTATCCCCATCGGCGGTGCTGACATGCCGGTAGTCATTGCCTTGCTCAACAGTTATTCCGGACTGGCCGCCAGTGCCGCCGGCTTTATCATTTTAAATAACGTGCTGATCGTTGCCGGCGCGCTGGTGGGCGCCAGCGGTTTGATTCTGACCGGCATTATGTGCAAAGCCATGAATCGTTCTCTGGCCAATGTCCTTTTCGGCGGTTTGCAAACAGCGGTCAGCAAAGCTGGAGCCGACCAGGTACAGGGCGAGCCCTCTCCGATCTCGCCGTCGGACGCCTATTTTGTCCTCGAGGCTGCAAGCTCGGTGGTGTTTGTTCCGGGTTATGGAATGGCGGTGGCCCAGGCCCAACATGCGGTTAAAGAGCTCGGTGATATTCTGGAAGAAAACGGTGCTGAAGTTCGCTACGCCATTCACCCGGTCGCCGGCCGCATGCCAGGTCACATGAATGTTTTGCTGGCCGAAGCCAACGTGGTCTATGATCAGCTGGCCGAAATGGATGATGTCAACCCGATTATGGAAAGCGTCGACGTTTGTGTGGTCATCGGAGCCAACGACGTCGTCAACCCGGCTGCCAGGGAAATCGAATCCAGCCCCATTTACGGCATGCCGGTCATCAATGCGGATCAGGCCAAAACGGTCATCGTTATGAAGCGTTCCATGGCAGCCGGATTCGCAGGGGTGGACAATCCTTTGTTTATCAAACCCAACACCCGCATGCTCTTTGGTGATGCCAAAGCGTCCCTGCAGCAGTTGGTTTCAGAGTTCAAAGAAAGTTAA
- a CDS encoding NAD-dependent protein deacylase yields the protein MKKEITQIADKISKGGKNIIFTGAGISTESGIPDYRSQGGIWDKFRPVYFDEFMNSRESREEYWQRWQELYQGIQQAQPNAGHNAIATLYNLGLLEAVITQNVDGLHQQAGLANDAVIELHGNTRRIRCMSCRNIISTAETVKRLQSGDMAPECDCGGYLKPDTISFGQAMPVVEVEKAAALSQTCDFFMVVGSTLLVQPAAHMPVYARQNNAFLAIVNLSETPCDQMCDVLIRDKAGEVLQLIVKTIENV from the coding sequence ATGAAAAAAGAAATTACCCAAATAGCAGATAAAATTAGCAAAGGTGGAAAAAACATCATCTTTACAGGTGCCGGCATCTCCACCGAGAGCGGTATCCCGGATTATCGCAGCCAGGGGGGTATCTGGGATAAATTTCGGCCGGTCTATTTTGACGAATTTATGAACTCGCGTGAATCCCGGGAGGAATACTGGCAGCGATGGCAAGAGCTGTACCAGGGTATCCAGCAGGCACAGCCCAACGCCGGGCACAACGCTATTGCCACACTTTATAATCTAGGGCTGCTGGAGGCCGTCATCACCCAGAATGTGGATGGGCTTCACCAGCAAGCTGGTCTTGCCAATGATGCGGTCATCGAGCTGCATGGCAATACCCGGCGCATTCGCTGTATGAGCTGCCGCAACATCATCTCCACCGCCGAAACCGTCAAACGCTTACAATCCGGCGATATGGCTCCGGAGTGCGATTGCGGCGGTTACTTAAAACCCGACACCATCTCATTCGGTCAGGCCATGCCCGTTGTCGAAGTTGAAAAAGCCGCCGCTCTATCCCAGACCTGTGATTTTTTCATGGTCGTGGGCTCCACCCTATTGGTGCAGCCGGCTGCCCATATGCCTGTCTACGCTCGACAGAACAATGCCTTTCTTGCCATTGTCAATTTGTCCGAAACTCCCTGCGATCAGATGTGCGATGTGCTGATTCGGGATAAAGCGGGCGAGGTACTGCAGCTGATTGTGAAAACAATTGAAAATGTGTGA
- a CDS encoding BON domain-containing protein, translated as MKKALLLWVLFVFAIAGCAGTRESGKGPVEGMVDDSTITTRVNHEMVKDKIVKARQIDVDTIDGHVTLTGAVATTNEAKRAAQIAQSVPGVKSVSNNIQIGERSFGDVWDDNVLSNKIKAKLIAEPEVRSLNIDVDVYLGVVTLTGVVSTKYQRDRALDISRNTDGVIKVIDNIKVR; from the coding sequence ATGAAAAAAGCGTTATTGTTATGGGTATTATTCGTGTTTGCCATTGCCGGTTGTGCCGGTACGCGGGAGTCCGGTAAGGGCCCGGTCGAAGGCATGGTGGATGATTCCACCATCACCACTCGGGTCAACCATGAAATGGTGAAAGACAAAATTGTCAAAGCCCGTCAGATCGATGTGGATACCATTGACGGCCATGTTACGCTGACGGGTGCGGTTGCTACCACCAATGAAGCCAAACGCGCCGCGCAAATCGCGCAAAGCGTGCCGGGTGTAAAATCGGTCTCCAATAATATTCAGATTGGTGAAAGAAGCTTTGGCGATGTCTGGGACGATAATGTGCTCAGCAATAAAATCAAAGCCAAGCTGATTGCCGAACCGGAAGTTCGCTCGCTGAATATTGATGTCGATGTCTACCTGGGTGTGGTGACACTTACCGGGGTTGTCAGCACTAAATACCAGCGAGACCGGGCGCTTGACATTTCCCGCAACACCGATGGCGTGATCAAGGTCATCGATAATATTAAAGTCCGCTAA
- a CDS encoding MBL fold metallo-hydrolase — MQIVNNLHAFVWQSPSANNCNAYFIDGPCRVLIDPGHRALFEHVESGLRGLGLTTNDINLVVCTHAHPDHLEGVQLFKEKSTLFTLSEIEWQWALSAGKNMSAAYGMDIETITPDFFLQEGNLSLDGLELQIFHTPGHSPGSVCVYWPAQKALFTGDLVFKDGLGRTDLPGGDGAQIKDSIQRMARLDAELLLSGHGEVVSGARKVSSNFERITEYWFGFI; from the coding sequence ATGCAGATCGTCAATAATCTTCATGCCTTCGTTTGGCAATCACCGAGTGCCAACAACTGCAATGCCTATTTTATTGATGGGCCATGCCGGGTGCTGATCGACCCGGGTCACCGTGCCCTGTTTGAACACGTTGAATCGGGTTTAAGGGGATTGGGGCTCACCACAAACGACATCAATTTGGTGGTTTGCACCCATGCACACCCGGACCATCTGGAAGGTGTTCAGCTGTTCAAAGAAAAATCAACCCTGTTTACCCTCAGCGAAATTGAGTGGCAATGGGCTCTGAGCGCTGGTAAAAACATGAGCGCGGCTTACGGGATGGATATCGAGACCATCACACCGGATTTTTTCCTGCAGGAGGGCAACTTATCTCTGGACGGGCTTGAATTGCAAATTTTCCATACACCCGGTCATTCACCCGGCTCAGTCTGCGTTTACTGGCCGGCACAAAAGGCGCTTTTTACCGGTGACCTGGTTTTTAAAGACGGTCTGGGGCGAACCGATCTGCCCGGCGGCGATGGCGCTCAGATCAAAGACAGCATTCAGCGCATGGCCCGGCTGGATGCGGAGCTGCTGCTATCAGGACACGGCGAGGTCGTTTCCGGTGCTCGCAAAGTCAGCTCAAACTTTGAGCGCATCACGGAATATTGGTTCGGGTTCATATAA
- a CDS encoding YhdH/YhfP family quinone oxidoreductase, with protein MTDNLFKALVVEETDDKKYTRQILNKTIDDLPQGDVVVEVHYSSLNYKDALSASGNKGVTRNYPHTPGIDAAGVVVESTDRTFKPGDPVIVTSYDLGMNTAGGFGQYIRVPGQWVVPLPDGLTLREAMCYGTAGFTAALSVFQLTVHGGILPEHGEVLVSGATGGVGGIAVAILSKLGYTVVAVNGLVDESEYLRQIGAQKIISIEEATDQSGRPLLKSLYAGSIDTVGGDILATSIKSVNANGVVTTCGNVASPELPINVYPFILRGVSLVGIDSQNCPMPNRLKTWDKLADEWKIPMMETVVHEITIVDLDQAIERMLQGQHKGRAIVNMKT; from the coding sequence ATGACAGATAATTTATTTAAAGCCTTGGTGGTAGAAGAAACTGACGATAAAAAATACACGCGTCAGATCCTCAACAAAACCATAGATGACCTCCCCCAGGGGGATGTGGTGGTTGAAGTGCACTATTCTTCCTTAAATTACAAAGATGCCTTATCCGCCAGTGGCAATAAAGGAGTAACACGCAACTATCCCCATACACCCGGCATCGATGCTGCTGGCGTGGTGGTTGAAAGCACCGATCGCACCTTCAAACCCGGTGATCCTGTTATTGTCACCAGTTATGATTTAGGTATGAATACCGCTGGGGGATTTGGCCAATATATTCGAGTACCCGGCCAATGGGTGGTTCCCCTGCCGGACGGATTGACGTTAAGAGAAGCCATGTGCTATGGAACCGCTGGATTTACGGCGGCACTATCTGTCTTTCAACTGACCGTTCATGGAGGTATTTTGCCGGAGCATGGCGAGGTGCTCGTATCGGGCGCCACCGGCGGCGTTGGTGGCATTGCCGTGGCAATTTTGTCAAAACTGGGTTACACGGTCGTTGCCGTTAATGGTTTGGTAGATGAATCGGAATATCTAAGACAAATCGGTGCACAGAAAATCATCAGCATTGAAGAGGCCACGGATCAAAGCGGTCGCCCGCTTCTTAAGTCTCTCTATGCCGGCAGCATCGACACAGTTGGTGGAGATATCCTGGCTACATCTATCAAATCTGTTAACGCCAATGGTGTGGTGACCACTTGCGGCAACGTGGCATCACCTGAGCTGCCGATCAATGTATATCCCTTCATACTGCGTGGTGTCAGCCTCGTGGGTATTGATTCCCAAAATTGCCCGATGCCGAACCGGCTCAAGACCTGGGATAAACTCGCCGATGAATGGAAAATCCCCATGATGGAAACGGTCGTGCATGAAATTACCATAGTCGATCTGGACCAGGCGATCGAGCGTATGTTACAGGGCCAACATAAGGGTCGGGCAATAGTCAATATGAAAACCTAA
- a CDS encoding cereblon family protein yields METTEIVHTPLLRERSPKKDGRGATELAEEEAPEQEPEEEEYILCRQCRQAITRPTERITVQGTHQHTFANPHGIVFEIGCFKTAQGCGYAGPPSTEFTWFSGYAWRVSYCTLCMTHLGWIFIATSGDSFHGFILDRLIEPES; encoded by the coding sequence ATGGAAACCACAGAGATCGTTCATACACCTTTGCTTCGGGAACGTTCGCCCAAAAAAGACGGTCGCGGCGCAACGGAGCTGGCCGAAGAAGAAGCGCCGGAACAAGAGCCCGAGGAAGAGGAATATATTCTTTGCCGTCAGTGCCGTCAGGCCATTACCCGGCCCACCGAGCGCATCACGGTCCAAGGGACCCACCAGCATACCTTTGCCAATCCCCATGGCATTGTATTTGAAATCGGTTGTTTTAAAACCGCCCAGGGGTGCGGCTATGCCGGGCCGCCTTCGACCGAATTTACCTGGTTTTCCGGCTACGCCTGGCGTGTCAGTTATTGTACCTTGTGCATGACCCATCTGGGCTGGATATTTATTGCCACCAGCGGTGACAGTTTTCATGGGTTCATCCTCGATCGATTGATCGAGCCTGAGTCATAA
- a CDS encoding chloride channel protein, whose product MKTTILESLSSWKKLQANEHTIMAVLGVVVGLAGGYGAVGFRYLIDFFQTLAYGGKEDLLGLVVNLPWYYRVLIPAIGGLIVGPLVYFFAREAKGHGVPEVMESVALKGGVIRKRVVVVKTLASAISISTGGSVGREGPIVQIGSAIGSTLGQVLKVSADRMRTLVGCGAAAGIAATFNAPIAGSMFALEVILGDFGLATFSPIVISSVVATAVSRAYLGDTPAFIVPTYELVSAWELPMYLVMGIFCAAVGVLFTKTLYRIEDLFDDIKFPDYLKGIFGGLILGASALAFPQILGVGYGAIDMALAQQMAWWLLLLLVPIKILATSITIGSGGSGGIFAPSLFLGAMAGGFFGFVVNQLFPTITASPGAYSIVGMGAVVSATTHGPLAAILILFEMTGTYKIILPLMLACIIATIASGQFSRESIYTLKLMRRGVNIKEGKEVNVLKSLFVKDVMTPHVETINEALPLGQMAQLISKSKFNSFPVINDQKQLIGIVSFNDYNEAIFDENLKDLVVAKDIASTELVTVSLDENLYTALEKISLKDFAVLPVVSAQDPSHLEGVISRRDIIGAYNKAVLKKSLFK is encoded by the coding sequence ATGAAAACAACCATTCTAGAAAGCCTATCGAGTTGGAAAAAATTGCAAGCCAATGAGCATACGATTATGGCCGTGCTGGGCGTGGTTGTTGGGTTGGCCGGGGGTTACGGCGCTGTTGGGTTTCGATATCTGATCGATTTTTTCCAAACACTGGCTTACGGCGGTAAAGAAGATCTGTTGGGGCTGGTGGTGAATCTTCCCTGGTATTATCGTGTGCTGATTCCGGCCATCGGGGGGCTGATTGTGGGGCCGCTGGTGTATTTTTTTGCCAGAGAGGCCAAGGGACATGGTGTGCCTGAGGTCATGGAATCGGTGGCGCTTAAGGGCGGCGTGATCCGCAAGCGGGTGGTGGTCGTTAAAACCCTGGCATCGGCCATCAGCATCAGCACTGGTGGCTCGGTAGGCCGTGAAGGCCCGATCGTTCAAATCGGCTCCGCCATCGGATCAACCCTGGGGCAGGTTTTAAAAGTATCCGCCGACCGCATGCGCACCCTGGTCGGTTGCGGAGCGGCCGCCGGCATTGCCGCCACCTTTAATGCTCCCATAGCGGGCTCCATGTTTGCCCTGGAAGTGATCCTGGGCGATTTCGGTTTAGCGACATTTAGCCCGATTGTGATCAGCTCTGTGGTGGCTACAGCTGTCTCACGGGCTTACTTGGGGGATACACCGGCATTTATTGTTCCGACCTACGAACTGGTCAGTGCCTGGGAACTTCCCATGTATCTGGTCATGGGGATTTTTTGCGCGGCGGTGGGGGTATTGTTTACCAAAACCCTGTATCGCATCGAGGATCTATTTGATGACATTAAATTTCCCGATTACCTCAAGGGAATATTCGGCGGGTTGATTTTGGGCGCCAGCGCATTAGCTTTTCCTCAGATTCTGGGAGTTGGATACGGCGCCATTGACATGGCATTGGCGCAACAAATGGCCTGGTGGCTGTTGCTACTTCTGGTGCCGATAAAGATACTGGCGACCTCTATTACCATAGGTTCCGGTGGTTCAGGCGGCATTTTTGCCCCATCGCTTTTTCTGGGTGCCATGGCCGGTGGATTTTTTGGATTCGTTGTGAACCAGCTTTTTCCCACTATTACGGCATCGCCCGGGGCATACAGCATCGTGGGAATGGGCGCAGTGGTCAGTGCCACCACCCATGGGCCACTGGCGGCTATTTTAATTCTCTTCGAAATGACGGGAACCTATAAAATCATTCTGCCTTTGATGCTGGCCTGCATTATTGCCACCATTGCCAGCGGGCAATTTTCCAGGGAGTCCATCTATACCCTCAAATTGATGCGCCGGGGTGTGAATATCAAAGAGGGCAAAGAGGTCAATGTCCTTAAGTCATTGTTTGTCAAAGATGTCATGACCCCCCATGTTGAAACCATCAACGAAGCCTTGCCGCTGGGTCAAATGGCTCAGCTGATATCCAAAAGCAAGTTTAACAGTTTTCCGGTCATCAATGACCAAAAACAACTGATCGGCATTGTCTCATTCAATGACTATAACGAAGCTATTTTTGATGAGAACCTCAAAGATCTGGTGGTGGCCAAAGACATCGCATCAACCGAACTGGTGACCGTATCGTTAGATGAGAATTTATATACGGCCCTTGAAAAGATCAGTTTAAAAGATTTTGCGGTCTTGCCGGTTGTGTCCGCGCAAGATCCTTCCCACCTGGAAGGTGTGATCAGCCGCCGGGACATTATCGGGGCCTATAACAAAGCGGTTCTTAAAAAATCGCTTTTCAAATAA
- a CDS encoding zinc ribbon domain-containing protein — protein sequence MPFYEFQCPEGIVTESLVPMDTKHIKCPHCNRRAKKIMSACSFKLVGGGWYADGYASTKKGAGKTTAKSAKKESKKNG from the coding sequence ATGCCGTTTTACGAATTTCAGTGTCCGGAAGGCATCGTCACCGAAAGCTTGGTTCCGATGGATACCAAGCACATCAAATGCCCCCATTGTAACCGACGGGCTAAAAAAATCATGTCTGCCTGCTCTTTTAAGCTGGTGGGTGGTGGATGGTACGCGGACGGGTATGCTTCTACCAAGAAAGGCGCCGGTAAAACGACCGCTAAAAGCGCCAAAAAGGAATCAAAAAAGAACGGTTAG
- a CDS encoding nitronate monooxygenase yields MLSRLKKGKTGFSDIDWPRFDLSKIQWTRMPKLRIGDSVARLPIVQGGMGVGISLSGLASAVANEGGIGVIAANSIGMLDPEYYATHQDANAIALRKEIRKAKEMSSGIIGVNIMVAVNDFSALLMVAIEEKVDIVFLGAGLPIKGIPVEALRSAGVKVVPIVSSARAAGLIFRSWLKKYKDVPDGVVVEGPKAGGHLGFKTEQIDDPDFALERILPEVVAVVKDYEDKLHRTIPVIAAGGVYTGSDIHNLFKLGASGVQMGTRFVATYECDADIRFKESYVACSEDDIEIIKSPVGMPGRAIKSQFLRDISAGKKMKIKCAWKCLKSCDIRTARYCISLALDNARQGNLQDGFIFAGSNASRIENIISVKELLHELQTQYLNAREKGAGSLRSEYESALERLRALKEEYLVALKNGVNALKEQYDIDIEKGANTFRLEYLAVLDKINSLKSEYLKALDNANTLKDELTKLFEQYGLFNRLQPQEI; encoded by the coding sequence ATGTTATCAAGATTAAAAAAGGGAAAAACAGGTTTCAGTGACATCGATTGGCCACGATTTGATCTTTCGAAAATCCAGTGGACCCGCATGCCCAAGCTAAGAATCGGTGATTCGGTCGCCAGACTCCCGATTGTTCAGGGCGGAATGGGGGTTGGCATATCCCTGTCAGGTTTGGCTTCAGCGGTTGCCAATGAAGGCGGCATCGGGGTCATTGCGGCAAATTCAATCGGGATGCTTGATCCTGAATATTATGCCACGCATCAAGATGCCAATGCCATTGCCTTAAGAAAAGAAATCAGAAAAGCAAAAGAGATGAGTTCGGGAATCATTGGTGTTAATATTATGGTTGCTGTGAATGATTTTTCCGCGCTTCTGATGGTCGCCATCGAGGAGAAGGTCGATATCGTTTTTCTCGGTGCCGGGCTTCCGATCAAGGGGATTCCGGTTGAGGCGCTCAGGTCAGCGGGGGTCAAAGTGGTTCCGATCGTCAGCTCTGCCAGAGCGGCTGGTCTTATCTTCAGATCCTGGCTGAAAAAATATAAGGATGTCCCCGACGGTGTTGTTGTAGAGGGGCCAAAAGCGGGCGGGCATCTGGGATTTAAAACCGAGCAAATCGATGATCCTGATTTTGCCCTCGAGCGTATTTTGCCCGAGGTTGTTGCCGTGGTCAAGGACTATGAGGATAAATTGCACCGGACCATTCCGGTCATCGCCGCCGGTGGTGTTTATACGGGCAGTGATATCCACAATCTTTTCAAACTGGGTGCCAGCGGTGTTCAGATGGGCACACGGTTCGTGGCCACATATGAATGCGATGCCGATATCCGCTTCAAGGAATCATATGTCGCCTGCAGCGAAGATGATATCGAAATTATTAAGAGCCCCGTCGGTATGCCGGGTCGGGCGATTAAGAGCCAATTTCTGAGGGATATATCGGCCGGCAAAAAGATGAAAATTAAATGTGCCTGGAAGTGCCTTAAAAGCTGTGATATCAGGACCGCCCGCTATTGTATCTCATTGGCGCTTGATAACGCCAGACAAGGAAATCTGCAGGATGGGTTTATTTTTGCCGGAAGCAATGCATCTAGGATTGAAAATATTATTTCGGTCAAAGAACTGTTACATGAGTTGCAAACACAATACCTGAACGCCAGAGAAAAAGGAGCCGGTAGTCTAAGGAGCGAATATGAAAGCGCTCTAGAAAGGCTTCGTGCTCTTAAAGAGGAGTACCTGGTAGCATTGAAAAACGGCGTTAATGCTTTGAAAGAACAATATGACATAGATATTGAGAAGGGGGCCAACACTTTCCGTTTGGAATATTTAGCGGTGCTGGATAAGATCAATTCTCTCAAGAGCGAATATTTGAAAGCGCTTGATAATGCCAACACCTTAAAAGATGAGCTTACCAAACTGTTTGAACAATATGGATTGTTCAACAGGCTTCAACCCCAGGAAATCTAA
- a CDS encoding SPOR domain-containing protein, with protein sequence MMAMFLLIGWVANRWGLNTVQQLIYEAGIFERDGMVAEAENRFQRALAVFDSFLISPVAKKQKAVPLRARIARFYLARASKSDDAEAFLVSYLYSNPQDEEVAESWIAHVENRGGLREEHQELAYLIGRAQPRNPTIQPVLARYYLILERTDFPALQTYRHALVGDKPVSAQFLNGLAALFLQERRADEWALEVYLKAIEKSDHRPAILKGIAACVRWISPGEHNKPMLQQAYAHLEGLDAAEIKKMSTGFKPPVQPSAPRDAQLSLQKRTSIFKTAGAVLQTFYEDVTAVPAWILRLIRRSLQSTRSRKALAGVLLAGLAVAVIILVINTVTHLVKVEKPVAQKVEKTPEVITDPFTLQVAAYLKPAYAQKYVEQLKKQNLDAYWREAISADKKWYQVRIAHFPDKKSARDFGESLKARGIIDDYYVANYVAPSK encoded by the coding sequence ATGATGGCCATGTTTTTGCTGATTGGCTGGGTTGCTAACCGCTGGGGGCTGAACACCGTCCAGCAACTCATTTATGAAGCGGGTATTTTTGAAAGAGATGGTATGGTTGCCGAGGCCGAAAATCGTTTTCAGCGCGCTCTGGCGGTTTTCGACAGTTTTTTGATTTCACCGGTGGCCAAAAAGCAGAAAGCTGTTCCGTTGCGGGCACGCATCGCGCGGTTTTATCTGGCGCGCGCCAGCAAAAGCGATGATGCCGAAGCATTTTTGGTATCGTATTTGTATAGCAATCCGCAAGACGAAGAGGTGGCTGAAAGCTGGATCGCGCATGTTGAGAACCGCGGCGGTCTCAGAGAGGAACATCAGGAACTGGCTTATCTTATCGGCCGCGCCCAGCCCCGCAACCCAACCATCCAGCCAGTGCTTGCCCGCTATTATTTGATACTGGAAAGAACCGATTTTCCGGCATTGCAAACCTATCGGCACGCGCTGGTGGGCGACAAACCGGTGTCGGCCCAATTCCTTAATGGTCTGGCAGCCCTTTTTCTGCAAGAAAGACGCGCCGACGAGTGGGCTTTGGAAGTTTATCTTAAAGCGATTGAAAAAAGCGACCACCGGCCGGCCATACTGAAAGGGATTGCGGCGTGTGTGCGCTGGATTTCGCCTGGCGAACACAACAAGCCAATGTTGCAACAGGCATACGCACACCTGGAAGGCCTCGATGCGGCTGAGATAAAGAAAATGAGCACCGGATTTAAGCCCCCGGTTCAGCCTTCCGCACCTCGAGATGCGCAGCTGTCGTTGCAAAAGCGTACCTCGATTTTTAAAACCGCCGGCGCAGTGCTGCAGACATTTTATGAAGATGTTACGGCTGTGCCAGCGTGGATTTTACGGTTGATTCGTCGGTCCTTGCAATCGACGCGATCAAGAAAAGCGCTGGCGGGAGTTTTACTCGCCGGTTTGGCAGTGGCGGTTATTATATTGGTGATCAACACAGTGACGCATCTGGTCAAGGTTGAAAAGCCAGTCGCTCAGAAAGTAGAAAAGACTCCCGAAGTCATCACGGACCCGTTTACCCTGCAGGTGGCGGCTTATCTGAAACCGGCCTATGCCCAAAAATACGTCGAACAATTAAAAAAACAAAACCTGGACGCTTACTGGAGAGAAGCTATCAGCGCCGATAAAAAATGGTACCAGGTTCGGATTGCGCATTTTCCCGATAAAAAATCTGCTCGGGACTTTGGCGAATCGCTCAAAGCCCGGGGGATCATCGACGATTATTACGTGGCCAATTATGTTGCGCCCTCAAAGTAG